A genome region from Candidatus Manganitrophaceae bacterium includes the following:
- a CDS encoding PAS domain S-box protein — translation MFGLEKNERLLSYEQFMACVHPDDRASIEDTVHDALSENKLYSIDYRIILPDGREHFVQQQGRPELNSKGKSIAMLGTIQDITQRKEAEEEIRLLAYYDTLTGLPNRQLFLDYLTRTLHLAQRNHQKLA, via the coding sequence AAGAACGAACGCCTTCTTTCGTACGAGCAATTCATGGCTTGTGTTCATCCTGATGATCGGGCGTCAATAGAAGATACTGTCCATGATGCGTTGTCTGAAAACAAGCTTTACAGCATTGATTACCGTATTATTTTGCCTGATGGACGTGAGCATTTTGTGCAGCAACAGGGGAGACCCGAGTTGAATAGTAAGGGAAAGTCAATCGCCATGCTGGGTACGATCCAGGATATTACGCAACGGAAGGAAGCCGAAGAAGAAATTCGGCTGTTGGCCTACTACGATACCCTGACGGGTTTGCCGAACCGGCAGCTCTTCCTGGATTATTTGACCCGAACCCTGCATCTTGCACAGAGAAATCATCAGAAGCTCGCCTAA